One Nitrospira sp. SG-bin1 genomic region harbors:
- a CDS encoding methyltransferase type 11 yields the protein MSRSLRAWLAQSELFAYNVVRRDRWIAKQASLVPSGTSVLDVGAGSCPYRALFAHCHYRTQDLAPLRGDQLRHGGYGALDFVSDVTAIPVPDGSFGVVLCTEVLEHHPEPIRVVNELARILQPGGTLVLTAPLGSGIHQEPYHYYGGYTPWWYERFLKAAGFEDISIEPNEGSFRFFAQESLRFLQTTNPISRSLPLGIRLLWLPIWVALCPVLGFIIPVSCKWLDQFDHERRFTVGYHVTARRTRHT from the coding sequence GTGAGTAGGTCTCTACGGGCCTGGTTGGCTCAGAGCGAGCTGTTTGCTTATAACGTCGTGCGGCGCGATCGTTGGATTGCGAAACAGGCGTCGCTGGTGCCGAGTGGGACGAGCGTGCTGGATGTCGGCGCCGGCTCTTGCCCGTATCGTGCACTGTTCGCACACTGCCACTACCGTACGCAAGACCTCGCCCCGTTGCGGGGCGACCAGCTCCGACATGGGGGCTATGGGGCTCTCGACTTCGTGTCGGACGTGACCGCCATCCCGGTGCCGGACGGCAGCTTTGGGGTGGTGCTCTGTACGGAGGTGCTGGAGCATCATCCAGAGCCTATCCGTGTGGTGAACGAATTGGCGCGGATTCTTCAGCCGGGAGGAACGCTCGTTCTCACCGCACCGCTTGGATCAGGAATTCATCAAGAACCTTATCATTACTACGGCGGCTATACGCCTTGGTGGTACGAGCGCTTTTTGAAAGCAGCCGGATTTGAAGACATCTCGATTGAACCGAACGAAGGGTCGTTTCGATTTTTCGCACAAGAATCCTTGAGGTTTCTTCAAACGACCAATCCGATAAGCAGGAGTCTTCCCCTCGGGATTCGGCTACTCTGGCTTCCGATATGGGTCGCGCTTTGTCCCGTCCTTGGTTTCATCATCCCTGTATCGTGCAAATGGCTGGATCAGTTCGACCACGAGAGGCGGTTTACCGTCGGCTACCATGTGACGGCCAGACGGACTCGGCACACGTGA
- a CDS encoding glycosyl transferase family 1, which yields MRPNSIPRILFFITEDWYFRLHWVGLAQAARDAGFEVLLAMRVQEHGPEITRQGFKLFPITLLRRSLNPIRESRAIMELVRLYRTEKPDLVFHVAIKPILYGAIAARLAGVHSVINVFAGLGYAFTSEELKARFFRQFLKLGLHVACKAASSIAVFQNEEDQAQLVRDHIVEHSQTRVIRGTGVDVNRFRPMDENPQELVVLLASRMLWDKGVGEYVEAARIVKEMKLDARFVLAGRCDEDNPASIHSNQLYQWQDEGVIEWWGQRNDMPMVFGNAAIVVLPSYREGLPVSLLEAAACGKPIIATDVPGCREVVRHRINGLLVPPRNAVALADAIVMLLMSPQLRSELGCRGREIVVKEFSSTVVTRQTLALYHEVLCSGT from the coding sequence GTGCGGCCAAATTCCATCCCGAGGATTTTGTTTTTCATCACGGAGGACTGGTACTTCCGACTGCATTGGGTGGGGCTCGCACAGGCGGCGCGGGATGCTGGGTTTGAAGTGCTGCTCGCGATGCGCGTCCAGGAACACGGCCCGGAGATCACCCGACAAGGTTTCAAACTGTTTCCTATCACTCTGCTTCGCCGAAGTCTGAACCCGATACGAGAATCTCGAGCCATTATGGAGTTGGTTCGGCTTTACCGAACGGAAAAGCCTGATCTTGTCTTTCACGTCGCCATCAAGCCGATTCTCTATGGGGCCATCGCGGCCCGCCTTGCGGGAGTCCATTCCGTGATCAATGTATTTGCCGGATTAGGCTACGCGTTCACCAGCGAAGAATTGAAGGCAAGATTCTTCCGTCAGTTCTTAAAGCTTGGGCTGCATGTGGCCTGCAAAGCCGCCAGCTCGATCGCGGTATTCCAAAATGAAGAGGATCAGGCTCAGCTGGTGCGTGATCACATCGTAGAGCACAGTCAAACGCGAGTTATTCGGGGAACGGGAGTAGATGTAAACCGGTTCCGTCCTATGGACGAGAATCCTCAAGAACTCGTTGTCCTGTTGGCCAGCCGGATGTTGTGGGATAAAGGAGTCGGGGAGTACGTGGAAGCGGCGCGGATCGTGAAAGAGATGAAGCTGGATGCGCGGTTTGTCCTTGCAGGGCGGTGTGATGAAGACAACCCGGCAAGCATTCACTCGAATCAATTGTACCAATGGCAGGATGAAGGGGTGATTGAGTGGTGGGGACAACGAAACGATATGCCGATGGTGTTCGGAAACGCGGCCATCGTTGTGTTGCCGTCCTACCGCGAAGGACTTCCCGTCAGTCTCCTGGAAGCGGCCGCATGTGGAAAACCGATCATCGCGACCGATGTCCCGGGTTGCCGCGAAGTTGTCCGGCATCGTATAAACGGTCTCCTGGTTCCTCCCCGGAATGCCGTTGCGTTGGCAGATGCCATCGTCATGTTACTAATGAGTCCGCAATTGAGAAGTGAATTGGGTTGTCGAGGGAGAGAGATCGTCGTGAAGGAATTTTCCTCGACCGTCGTGACTCGGCAAACCTTGGCTTTGTATCATGAAGTACTCTGCAGTGGCACATGA